The Desmonostoc muscorum LEGE 12446 genome includes a region encoding these proteins:
- a CDS encoding SanA/YdcF family protein — protein MVFGAGVYLDGTPTPMLGDRVSAAVELYKLGRVQKLLMTGDNSRDDYNQVLAMQSYAVERGVPVQNITLDYAGFSTYESCYRSKDIFGLKEAVLIT, from the coding sequence ATCGTCTTTGGTGCAGGAGTTTACCTTGATGGTACACCAACACCGATGCTCGGCGATCGCGTTTCTGCTGCTGTAGAACTTTACAAATTGGGCCGAGTCCAAAAGTTATTGATGACGGGTGACAATAGCCGCGATGACTACAACCAAGTCCTAGCAATGCAGAGTTACGCAGTGGAACGGGGCGTACCTGTCCAAAATATTACCTTAGATTATGCTGGATTCAGCACTTATGAAAGTTGCTATCGATCTAAAGATATTTTCGGACTCAAGGAAGCAGTTTTAATTACCTAG
- a CDS encoding M48 family metallopeptidase: MLNWKTTLLTTASLWLVLLSTTQPVQAKPTQQKKPASTTTTIYQQAKKELPEDFYSLYRVIDRIARANGLDDRPWRVMAVPEYNVNAFASDVNLVAIYDGILDQLAGDSSALACVVAHEMGHHTKRHIAVGAAQRTELIAKIQEEATKEVLGEKEAANQEATAATVGGVVVNNVIGGRVGGLIGSVLGNQGAKRQADSQRRINEIVEKKKKELEERLAAQERQQEFEADEIGYIASVKAGFEAEGCLRVMQVLAQTPGSEFDTTHPAVPKRIEAIKALLIKYRPETLAKEGQARISKTKPLTYNISKDKTSLRINSVRGGSQADDIERRFGK; encoded by the coding sequence ATGCTTAACTGGAAAACAACACTCCTAACTACTGCTTCATTGTGGCTAGTTTTGTTATCTACAACGCAGCCAGTCCAGGCTAAACCAACCCAACAAAAAAAACCAGCTTCTACAACCACAACAATCTACCAGCAAGCTAAAAAAGAATTACCTGAAGACTTTTATAGCCTTTATCGCGTCATAGATAGAATTGCCCGTGCCAACGGATTAGATGATCGTCCTTGGCGGGTTATGGCTGTTCCCGAATATAATGTCAATGCATTTGCAAGCGATGTGAATCTAGTCGCCATTTACGATGGCATACTTGATCAGTTAGCTGGTGATTCTTCAGCATTGGCTTGCGTGGTTGCCCATGAAATGGGACACCACACCAAACGTCACATCGCTGTTGGCGCAGCTCAAAGAACTGAATTAATTGCAAAAATTCAGGAAGAAGCAACCAAAGAAGTACTGGGAGAAAAAGAAGCTGCTAACCAAGAAGCAACAGCCGCTACCGTTGGTGGTGTCGTTGTCAATAATGTAATCGGGGGACGTGTTGGTGGTTTGATCGGTTCAGTTCTTGGCAATCAAGGCGCTAAACGACAAGCGGATTCACAAAGACGCATCAATGAGATTGTCGAGAAAAAGAAAAAAGAGTTAGAGGAACGTCTGGCAGCGCAAGAACGACAACAAGAGTTTGAAGCCGATGAAATTGGCTACATAGCTTCTGTGAAAGCAGGCTTTGAAGCAGAAGGATGTTTGAGAGTAATGCAGGTTTTGGCTCAAACTCCTGGTTCTGAATTTGATACAACTCATCCAGCAGTACCCAAACGAATTGAGGCGATTAAAGCTTTACTTATTAAGTATCGACCTGAAACTTTGGCGAAAGAGGGTCAAGCGCGGATATCTAAAACGAAACCTTTAACTTATAACATTTCTAAAGATAAAACCTCGTTACGGATTAACTCTGTTCGCGGTGGTTCCCAAGCAGATGATATCGAGCGTCGGTTTGGTAAATAA